A window of the Ardenticatenales bacterium genome harbors these coding sequences:
- a CDS encoding DUF47 family protein, which translates to MDWLKRFLQPKRDTFVPLIIQQGEYAVASVEALQAYLRKPIPKKGEQAKMVEREADEVQRILIDNLLDTFVTPLDREDLFALSRALDNFVDYVYSTVEEMQIFQIEPSPALVQIAGLLMDMARELHLATLRLSDNPGVASEHARRAKKLENQVEAAYRVILADLFQEPDADENLMLILKTREVLRHLSNAADQGDRAADVIMDIHIKWS; encoded by the coding sequence ATGGATTGGCTAAAACGATTCTTGCAACCCAAGCGAGACACCTTCGTCCCCCTGATCATCCAGCAGGGCGAGTACGCCGTCGCCAGCGTGGAAGCGCTGCAAGCCTACCTGCGCAAGCCCATTCCCAAGAAAGGGGAGCAGGCCAAAATGGTCGAACGAGAAGCGGACGAGGTGCAGCGTATCCTCATTGACAACCTGCTGGATACATTCGTCACGCCCCTGGATCGCGAAGACCTCTTCGCCCTCTCCCGCGCTCTGGACAACTTTGTTGATTATGTCTACTCAACTGTGGAGGAAATGCAAATCTTCCAGATTGAGCCTTCCCCCGCCCTGGTGCAGATCGCCGGATTGCTCATGGACATGGCCCGTGAACTGCACCTGGCCACATTGCGCTTATCGGACAATCCGGGCGTGGCCTCCGAACATGCGCGGCGGGCCAAAAAGCTGGAAAATCAAGTGGAGGCCGCCTATCGCGTTATCCTCGCCGACTTGTTCCAGGAGCCTGACGCAGACGAAAATCTCATGCTTATCTTGAAAACGCGGGAAGTGCTGCGCCACCTCTCCAACGCCGCCGACCAGGGGGACCGCGCCGCGGACGTGATCATGGACATCCACATCAAGTGGAGCTGA
- a CDS encoding ABC transporter permease — MQQSLTAEETIGSAARRHVRELVQYRFLLRNLVARDLKVRYKNSLLGVFWSLLNPLLMMVVFSLIFTIFRNDGVRDYSVFFLVGLIPWNFFSSSLMAGTVSITSNDALIKKVYFPRELLPSAAILSNLVHFLIALLVLVGFLYGSGLGLTVHALWVPLILLTQLIFTLGLALFCGALHVFYRDVVMILDVLLLAGFFLTPIFYPLELYGARQVIAGISFVPAQLMRWLNPMASIVDAYRTVLWGTTGSSGPAPMDLAFFARTLITAIITLLVGYTLFARTQHLFGEKL, encoded by the coding sequence ATGCAACAATCGCTGACCGCTGAAGAGACGATCGGCTCCGCCGCGCGCCGGCATGTACGCGAGCTGGTTCAATACCGCTTTTTGCTGCGTAATTTGGTCGCCCGCGACCTGAAGGTGCGCTATAAGAATTCCCTCCTGGGTGTTTTTTGGAGTTTGCTGAATCCGCTGCTGATGATGGTCGTCTTCAGCCTTATCTTTACGATTTTTCGCAATGACGGGGTGCGCGATTATTCCGTCTTTTTCCTGGTGGGGCTGATTCCGTGGAACTTTTTCAGTTCGTCGCTGATGGCGGGGACGGTTTCCATCACCAGCAATGACGCGCTGATTAAGAAAGTGTATTTTCCGCGTGAATTGTTGCCGTCGGCGGCCATTCTCTCCAACCTGGTCCATTTTCTGATAGCCTTGCTGGTGTTGGTGGGCTTTCTCTATGGCTCTGGCCTGGGGCTGACGGTTCACGCGCTGTGGGTTCCCCTGATTTTGTTGACGCAACTTATCTTTACGCTGGGGTTGGCACTGTTTTGTGGCGCGCTGCACGTTTTTTATCGGGATGTGGTGATGATCCTGGACGTGCTGCTGTTGGCGGGTTTTTTCCTGACGCCCATTTTTTATCCTTTGGAACTGTATGGGGCGCGGCAGGTGATTGCCGGCATTTCCTTTGTCCCGGCGCAACTGATGCGCTGGCTCAACCCCATGGCCTCCATTGTTGACGCCTATCGCACCGTCCTTTGGGGCACGACCGGCAGCAGCGGCCCCGCGCCCATGGATCTTGCCTTCTTCGCGCGCACCCTGATCACGGCCATTATCACCTTGCTTGTCGGGTACACTCTTTTCGCACGCACACAGCACCTTTTTGGCGAGAAGCTGTAA
- a CDS encoding inorganic phosphate transporter yields MSFSFYLLLLTAVTFDFLNGFHDSSNIVATPIASRAMSPRAVLLLAAAAHFVGPFLFGVAVAKTIGEGLVDPAHVTLPVVIAAMLSAVVWNIITWLLGVPSSSSHALVGGLIGAVAISNGLAAVNMQGLIKIVIALFISPVLGLITSYILMNLTRFLARGATPRINRFFKRAQVVTAVALALSHGANDAQKTMGIITLGLVIEGAIDSFAVPLWVIAISAGMIALGTATGGWRLIKTLGGRIYKIRPVDGFVSQIAGAGVILGAAMFGGPVSTTQVMSSAIMGAGAAQRVSKVRWQVGYEMLVAWVLTIPLSALLAVLFYFPMNWLLT; encoded by the coding sequence ATGAGTTTCTCTTTCTACCTGCTGTTGCTGACGGCCGTTACCTTCGACTTTCTGAACGGTTTTCATGATAGTTCCAACATCGTAGCTACGCCGATAGCCTCGCGGGCCATGTCCCCACGAGCCGTGCTGCTACTGGCGGCGGCGGCGCACTTCGTTGGCCCGTTTCTGTTTGGCGTGGCCGTCGCCAAGACCATCGGAGAGGGGTTGGTTGACCCCGCACACGTGACGCTGCCCGTCGTCATTGCCGCCATGCTGTCCGCCGTCGTCTGGAATATCATCACCTGGCTGCTCGGTGTTCCCTCCAGTTCCTCGCACGCACTGGTTGGCGGCCTGATCGGCGCAGTCGCCATTAGCAACGGGCTGGCCGCCGTCAACATGCAAGGGCTGATCAAAATCGTCATTGCCTTGTTTATTTCGCCCGTGCTGGGTTTGATCACCAGCTATATTCTGATGAATCTAACGCGGTTCCTGGCGCGGGGCGCGACGCCGCGCATCAATCGCTTTTTCAAGCGGGCGCAGGTGGTGACGGCGGTGGCGCTGGCGTTGAGCCACGGGGCGAATGATGCGCAAAAGACGATGGGCATCATCACGCTGGGCCTGGTGATTGAGGGGGCGATTGACTCCTTTGCGGTGCCACTGTGGGTGATTGCGATCAGTGCCGGCATGATCGCCCTGGGCACGGCAACAGGCGGCTGGCGACTCATCAAAACCCTCGGCGGTCGCATCTACAAAATCCGCCCCGTGGACGGCTTCGTCTCCCAGATCGCCGGCGCCGGCGTCATCCTCGGCGCGGCCATGTTTGGCGGTCCCGTCAGCACCACCCAGGTCATGAGTTCCGCCATCATGGGCGCGGGCGCGGCCCAGCGCGTTTCTAAAGTACGCTGGCAAGTCGGTTACGAAATGCTCGTCGCCTGGGTCCTCACCATCCCCCTTTCCGCCCTCCTTGCCGTCCTTTTTTACTTCCCGATGAACTGGCTGCTGACCTAA
- a CDS encoding twin-arginine translocation signal domain-containing protein, giving the protein MSQTPVNNNLSRRGFLQTAVAAAAGAAAAGASAAFVLNNAGESAAIMPAAAPVAPLTRAQTTMPVAQESADLFSQLVAAQADNMRLQAELAAAQRKIESLQTATGQGDMVQAMQQELNTAHNELGVLSGLVALYDQLDGLDVETLIDNGLNAVGETLGGLLDHLPTLSEGLDAGERALAELEAQVPLVDSGRRWLANQMSKLGGYLDGLEQVLRQVVARAGTFFDMLDDWFKDILKWLPFGIGSTAILVIDALTALLNETPHTINGLRANVADPLDLWLAEEAGQQRIHSRLITPLRQQTMDPIPTAITRARETHATYEEQLATPVQQAIADRRLVRQLIADYRQEHQI; this is encoded by the coding sequence ATGTCCCAGACGCCCGTCAACAACAACCTCAGCCGTCGCGGCTTCCTGCAAACCGCCGTGGCCGCCGCCGCCGGAGCCGCCGCTGCCGGAGCCAGCGCGGCTTTTGTCCTCAACAATGCAGGCGAAAGCGCCGCCATCATGCCCGCCGCCGCGCCCGTCGCGCCGCTCACCCGCGCCCAAACCACCATGCCCGTGGCGCAAGAAAGCGCCGATCTCTTCAGTCAACTTGTAGCCGCGCAAGCGGACAACATGCGCCTGCAGGCGGAACTCGCCGCCGCGCAGCGCAAGATCGAAAGTCTGCAAACGGCCACCGGCCAGGGGGACATGGTGCAGGCGATGCAGCAGGAGTTGAACACCGCCCACAACGAGTTGGGCGTCCTCTCCGGGCTGGTGGCTCTCTATGATCAGCTTGATGGCCTGGACGTGGAGACCCTGATCGACAACGGCCTCAACGCCGTCGGGGAGACGCTGGGGGGGCTGCTGGACCACCTGCCCACGCTCAGCGAAGGGCTGGACGCCGGAGAACGCGCCCTGGCGGAACTGGAAGCGCAAGTTCCGCTGGTGGACAGCGGGCGGCGCTGGCTCGCGAATCAAATGAGCAAACTGGGCGGATACCTCGATGGGTTGGAACAGGTCTTGCGGCAGGTGGTGGCTCGTGCCGGCACTTTCTTCGACATGCTCGACGACTGGTTCAAAGACATCCTCAAATGGCTCCCCTTCGGCATTGGCAGCACCGCCATCCTCGTCATTGACGCCCTCACCGCCCTCCTCAACGAAACGCCACACACCATCAACGGCCTGCGCGCCAACGTCGCCGACCCATTGGACCTATGGCTGGCGGAAGAAGCGGGACAGCAGCGCATCCACAGCCGCCTGATCACGCCGCTGCGCCAGCAAACAATGGACCCAATCCCCACGGCGATCACCCGCGCCCGCGAGACCCACGCCACCTACGAAGAGCAGTTAGCCACGCCTGTACAGCAAGCCATCGCCGACCGCCGCCTCGTGCGCCAACTGATCGCCGACTACCGCCAGGAACACCAAATCTGA
- a CDS encoding DUF433 domain-containing protein, with amino-acid sequence METLALLKRITINPEICHGKPCIRGLRYPIEVILELLSAGMSNEEILADYEDLEPEDILAVLAFATRLSQVKRLETVLA; translated from the coding sequence ATGGAAACATTGGCCTTGCTAAAGCGCATCACGATTAACCCGGAAATCTGTCATGGGAAGCCATGCATTCGCGGATTACGCTACCCGATCGAGGTGATCCTGGAATTGCTGAGTGCCGGCATGAGCAATGAGGAAATTCTGGCGGACTATGAAGATCTGGAGCCTGAAGATATTTTGGCCGTACTTGCCTTTGCTACACGGCTCAGTCAAGTGAAACGGCTAGAGACCGTATTGGCATGA